The following nucleotide sequence is from Corynebacterium tuberculostearicum.
CGCCATTAACGCCAAAGGTGGCGTTGGCAAGACCACCACAACGATGTTTCTCGCCACGGTTTTCGCCCACCGAGGAAAGACCGTGACTGTCACAGACTTAGACCGACAGGGCTCAGCTCTGGAATGGTCTGAACGTGCGGAAGACGGAGGCGATCCTTTACCGTTTGAGGTTGAGCTGTCCATTCCCAAGCGTGTCGATAGGCAAGCAGCACTCGTCGGAGACGATGAGTTCATGTTCATCGATGTGCCGCCAGGGGACGAGAACGCTATCGAAGCAGCAATCGCTGTCAGCGACTTCATCATTCTTCCGACCCGTTCTGCTGCTGCTGACCTCTCCCGAGTATGGGAGCTGCGCGACGCGGTCAACGGAACACCTCATGCAGTCTTGCTGACTTTCGCCCGTAAGGGAACCAGCGCGCTTGAAGCTGCACGAGAAGCGCTTGAAGCCGAGGACATGCCGCACTTTGAAACGGAAATCCCGCTGCGCGAAGATATGCACCTAGCTTTCGGCTATTGCCCAGGCCCCGACATGCATGGTTACGACAAGGTGGCCGACGAGATTATGGAGATGATGAAGTGACCACCAGCAAGGCGCGCGCACGCGCTCAACAAGGCCCGCGAACCTCGTCAAAGAAAACCGCAAAGCCGACCCCGGCAGCGGAGAAGAAAACAGTGCGAGGTGCATTCCACCAACCCACAGGCCGCGACTACGTCAAGAAGATGACGATTGAAATCGACCGCGACCTTCACGCAGAACTTAAAGTCATCGCCGCCCAAAAAGGCGTGACCATCCGCGAGATTGTTAGCACCTACCTCGAAGAATACGTTCACAACAATAAATAAAGGTTTACAGGCATACAGTAATACAGGTTTACAGAGCATGTATTACTGTATTGCTGTATCCCTGTTGCTCTGGATAATTCGCCACCGTATGCGTAAATCAGCGCAGACTTGGTCAGGACAAAATGAAAGCACCCCGTAGGGTGCATTTCTTTCTTTTGACTTAAGGGCTAGTTCAGTTCCGGGCGGGGTGGTCGTTGCCGGACTGATGGGGCGGTTCTGGTGACGGTTACCCCGTCTGTGTTGGCTTCAATTCCTGCAGCGGGCCACACCATCGTTAATTCAAGAATGGCTTTCTTAATCTCAGCACGGAAGTGCGCCCAATCTTGTCCGGTCGCAAGTTCTTTGGTGGCGAAGTTGGCGGCGATCATGTTTTGATCAAGGTTCAAATTAGTTTTTACGTGGAAGAAAAGAAGCGCGATTAGTCGGTTGTTTATATCCTTCTCTTTCTAAGTAGGAGGATAGATTTTTCCGGAACAGGTCAGCATCGTATTCAGCGTCAAGAACTTGATAAGGAATTGAGTCCTCATCTTGTAGGAGGGCTAGTTGCAAATGCTCGGCACCTATTTTGTCTACACCAACTTGTTCTGCGATTGAAGCGGCAACCGTGAAGCATTCTTGTGCCCTAGGTGTTAGTTCCATGGTTAAGTTAACTTTCTACTGTAATAAAGTTTCGCTCCACTCCCAGTACGGATCTTTGAAAATGGGGTTTATGTGCCTGCACGACCAGAACCGTCGTCCTCCCTCGGCGTCTTCAGTTTCAACCATTTCCCCATCGTTGGATGGACCACACTCTTTTTTGGGCGTGCCGTCTGGATGTCCATCGACTTTTGTCCACCCATAAGGAATTGCGGCCACTGGTTGAGAAGAAGATAGGGCAGGTTCTGCAGCAACAGCTGAATTTGGAGACAAGAGAAGGAGAGCTGCCATTGAAGCGGTGATTAAATTGCGGACTTTCACACTGGCCACCTCGACTAGGTATCGTAGTTAAGTTGCTTTACTTTCAATGCTAATGGCAAAGGACCTGAGAATCATCAATTAAGCAATAAGTATTAATTCTGCGCAAGTGCTTTAGGTAAAAACTCACCACGCATGTACGCTTCGACACTGAAGCTCTAGGTGCGTGCGCGGCTACGTCGCCCAGTCCAAGAGCACGGCCTACACCGGCTCTAGCGCGCCAGGTAAAGCTACGAGCAGCAAACTTAAAGCACTCGCCACCATGGGCCGCAGAGACGGCAAGAAATCCGCTGAGCGTTGGAAGACCGACCCCGAGGGTAAATATGCGCACGCTTGTGGGTAAATCTGCGCAGGCTGACCTGGGAAAAGTCCGCGTATTGGTAAATCAGCGCAGACAGCCCTGTGCAGCTGAAACGCGGTTACGTATGTCTTGCCATATGTTAAGACATACGTAACCGCAGGTAAAAGGCATATTTTTCGTGTGTCATGGCTAGTAAATAACACCGGTGTCATTTAGGATCGGTGAGAGACAATACGAAAACGAAGAAAGCCACCGGGCGGCAACCCGATGACTTTCGCTTATCACCCAGCACATCTCTGGGAGAAAGCACAGCCATGAGTTTACAGGCTTACGCGCAGAACGCGCACACTAAAACACCTACCCGCGTGGAGCGCGACCGTGGTGGACTGGATAACACCCCAGCATCTGCCAGCGACCGCGACCTTTTACGCGAGCATCTAGGCCGCGATGTACTCCACGGTTCAGTCACACGAGACTTTAAAAAGGCCTATCGACGCAACGCTGACGGTACGAACTCGCCGCGTATGTATCGCTTCGAGACTGATGCTTTAGGACGGTGCGAGTACGCCATGCTCACGACCAAGCAGTACGCTGCCGTCCTGGTCGTAGACGTTGATCAAGTAGGTACCGCAGGCGGTGACCCCGCAGACCTTAACCCGTACGTCCGCGACGTGGTGCGCTCACTGATTACTCATAGCGTCGGGCCGGCCTGGGTGGGTATTAACCCAACTAACGGCAAGGCCCAGTTCATTTGGCTTATTGATCCTGTCTACGCTGACCGTAACGGTAAATCAGCGCAGATGAAGTTGCTAGCAGCGACTACGCGTGTGCTGGGTGAGCTTTTAGACCATGACCCGCACTTTTCCCATCGCTTTAGCCGAAACCCGTTCTACACAGGCAAGGCCCCTACCGCTTATCGTTGGTATAGGCAGCACAACCGGGTGATGCGTCTTGGAGACTTGATAAAGCAGGTAAGGGATATGGCAGGACACGACCAGTTCGACTCCACCCCACGCCAGCAGTTTAACTCTGGCCGCGAACTCATTACCGCGGTCAAGACCCGTCGTGAGGAAGCCCAGGCGTTTAAAGCGCTTGCCAGGGACGTAGACGCGGAAATCGCCGGTGGACTCGACCAGTATGACCCGGAGTTAATCGATGGTGTGCGTGTGCTCTGGATTGTCCAAGGAACCGCAGCACGCGACGAAACAGCCTTTAGGCATTCGCTTAAGACTGGCCACCGCTTGCGCCAGCAAGGCCAACGCCTGACTGACGCCGCACTCATCGACGCCTATGAGCACGCCTACAACGTCGCACACACCCACGGCGGTGCAGGCCGCGACAACGAGATGCCACCGATGCGCGACCGCCAGACCATGGCTAGGCGCGTGCGCGGGTATGTCACCCAGTCCAAGAGCGATGCCTACAGCGGCTCTAACGCGCCAGGTAAAGCTACCAGCAGCGAACGCAAAGCACTAGCCACCATGGGACGCAGAGGCGGCAAGAAATCAGCAGAACGCTGGAAAACAGACCCCGAGGGCAAATATGCGCAGGAACGCCGTGCGACTTTGTCCGCTGCGAATAATCGACGTACTGCCACAGGAAAGAGTAACGCATTCAGAATCGCAGCTTTCTTTGCTGATACCTTTGGCCAGACCGGTCAATACCCGTCTATTCCTGATGCTATGGAAGAGTTCGGTGTATCGAGACCGACGGTAAACCGGGCTTTAAGGATGGCAGGTATATCTCTCCCCAGAGGACGGACTAAGTTACCAAAATAAATGTGTCACGCCATAAGCAATATACGGTTCCCCTGCCGCTAGGCAGTTAGATAAAACCTCACTTGAAGAAAACCTTGAGAAGCAGGGCAGCTTATATGCTTCAAAGCATGACTTCCTCTGCTCTCCTAGACCGTGCAACTATTCGCCATAACCTCACCGAATTCAAGGTGCGATGGCCTGCCCATATTGAGGAATGGAAAGCAGAAAACCGACCGGCCACTGAATCAAGATCAAGCCAGGACCAACAATTTTGGGGAGACCTCCTCGACTGCTTCGCTTAAACTCCAGTCAATAGTGCCTTCGGTGTCTTTAAGCGCTACTACGGGTTGGTGAATGGCGTCATAGACTCCCGTGCGCGAGTAGAGATTGTGGCGTTTCCACAATGTTTGCCGAGGTCCGAAACGTTCTGCAAGATCCCGCCATGGGCATCCGATGCGGAACCTGTAGACAATGGCTTCCATGATGGTGCGATTATCGGAAAATGGCCTGCCGACTTTCCGGTGGTAGAGGGCAGGTGTGGAGCGATGATTTCCCATGTGGTCTCGGGAATCTCTCGGAAATTCTCGAGACTGCTCATACCGAAAATTCTTTCACACTTACTCTCAACTAATTAAGAGACACAACCTAGATTAATTTGCCTTTAGCTGCCTGATATCCCAGGGTCTGCAAGAGTTTTCTCCAGTGTTTGAATGCGTTGTTCGAGAGAACCGACGGTAGTGACTATAGATAAAGCAATGCGATTTACCTCAATGTTTCCTGATTCATCAGAGAAATTCTCAGCTAAGAATTTGAGGCGTTCTAGAAAATTTGAGGTAGTAGGAAAAACATCACTGTCTATTTCTGAAGATATTTGATCGAGCAACGACCATAATGAAAAGGAATCTGGATTCATTCTCTACCCTTAAGTGAGGTCTTGATGTTACGTGCTCGTAAGTTTGTTGCCTACGCTCTTGCATTTTCATTGGTTACAAGTTCTCCTATTGTAGCTAATGCTGCAACTGTGTCACCAGATGAAACTATGGATGATTGGTCTGAGATCGGTTCTCAGTCTAATCCTGAATCGCCAATTCTGATTGAACCGAACGATCGTAGTGAGGTTACATATCAGCCTTATGGACTCTGGGATAAAATCTGGAAATCTACCTCAAGGGTGCTGAATTCGGAAGTAGAGTGCATGAGTAAGCTCGCCTACTACGAGTTCCATTTCAAGGCAATAGGTGCATGCGTTCCAACACCAAAAGGGACATGGCTTTTAACCGTAAAATGGCGCGATTAAAGATCCCTTCTTAGGGTGGAGACTCTTTATGTCCGAGGAGCTTCTCACTCGCTACCAACACGCGCTGCGATGAACGCCATCGAGGTCCACGGATAAACACGCTTATCCGTGGACCTTATCTTTGCTTCATCCGCGTCCCAACGCTCGCCGTTGTCGCGTGCTTACCTGCTTAATCCGCCAATCGCTCGCGCGTTTGTCTGCCTGACGCAAGCACCTATTTCCGCGCCAGCGCAGCCTGATTGCCCGCCAGGTTTTGGACTATCAGGCCTATGACTGATTTTTCTTTGGAACAGTTGTCTCCAGCCTTGCGTTTGCGGTTGAAGATTCTGATAGGTCACAGTTCGCGTTGATTTCTTCGTCAATGTTCATTACTTGGCAAAAGATGATTGGTGGACGTCTTAAATCTGACCTGCGTTTTGCGAACACGCTGACATGGAACACGTTCCCTGTCCCAGAACTCGATGAGAAGACACGCGAGCGGATTATTAAGGCTGGGCAGAAAGTCCTCAACGCTCGCGCCCTGCACCCGGAGCGCTCACTCGCGGAGCACTACAACCCGCTGGCCATGGCACCAGAACTGGTGAAAGCGCATGACGCGCTCGACCGGGAGGTCGACAAAGCGTTTGGCGCTCCGCGCAAGCTGACCACCGAGCGGCAACGCCAGGAGCTACTGTTCGCCAACTACGCGAAACTCACCAACGACTAGCTCAATGCTTGTTCGAATAGGCCGCACTCATGTCGCGGGGGCGGCCTATTGTCGAGACCATGAGCTTCCTTACCGAGTACAACGAACCCCGCGACCTGAGCCTGATTGATACTTCTCCCGCCAAGCTGGAGGGGGATTGCTACGAAGTGGCCAGCGCTTTGCGCGCCGCCGCCCGCTTTCTCGAAGTCCTCAACGAACTACCGGAGACTCCCGCAATGCGCGACTGGCAAGGCGACGCAGATGAGCTAATAAACATCGCGGCGGCGCTTACCGATGACGCCGCAGAGTTTTTCAGCGACCAAGACTCGCAACAAAACTAACGTCGCGTGGTTATGCTCTTGGTCAGTCAGTAGTGCCGACATGGGGTACACCCATCTGTACGCGCTGACCTGCGGCGTTGTGGGTTGTGCCGAGCGTGCTGCCGGAGTCCCTTTCAGTGTCCCTGGGGTAGGAGCGGCCGCATGAAGGTGCGCTCGTACCGCAGGACGCACCCGGACTCGTCTCGAATCCGGTCAGCGGCGATGAAGTCCGGGTGGGTGCCGAACAAGGTGCGGTACTGCTCGTAGGCAGCCAGGCTGGGGAAGCTGAACAGGGATTCCGCACGGTCACTCACACCTTCCGCGGGTAGGTAGTACCCGTGGTGGGTGCCGCCGTGTTCGTCGACATGCCGCATCCAAGCGCGGGCGAACTGTTCAAAGGCCGCGATCTGGTCGGGGTCGATGGTGTAGTGGACGACACAGGTGATCACATCCACAACGCTAGGCCCACAGGCGCTCATTGGGGAGCCTTTGTCTGTGCGCCTCGTGGTGCACCTGGGGCACACCAATCTGCCTGGTTTACCTGCGGAAATGCGTCAGTTCGCCAAGTTGGCGCCGATTTCAACGGTGAGAACTCCGACGGCGATGAAGAGGATGCCGAGGGCCATGGTTCGGGTGAGGGGTTCGTGGAAGATGACCCGGGCGAGGATCGCGGTGAGAGCTACGCCGGATGCTGCCCAGATGCCGTAGGCGACGCCAAGGGCCATGCCGTCGGCCAAGGCGAGACTTAAGGCGACGAACGCCACGAGATACCCCGCGATGACGCCGATGAACCATTTCTTCACCCGGCCACCGTCGGAGGCTCGTAGCGACATGGTCGCGACGACTTCGGACAAGATGGCGCCTGCGAGGAAGATCCATCTCATGAGTTGACTCCTGCTTCCTGGGCTGCGGTTTGCTGAGCTTTCTGGGAGCCGAGTTCGACGGTGAGGACACCGCTGATGATCAGAACCATTCCAAGACCCATCACAGCAGTCAGAGGTTCACCGAAAATCGCGGCGGATAGCACAGCGGCGAGCACGACCCCGCTGGCTCCCCAGATGCCATAGGCGACGCCGATCTGCATTCCTTCGCGCAGGCAGAAGGTGAGGAAGACGAAAGCGCCGATGTATCCGGCAGCAACCACGATGTACCAGGATGGGTGATTGAGCGCCGCCTTGAGAGACAGCGTCGCCGCCACTTCGGTAGTGATGGCACCAGCGAGCAGGAACCACTGCTTCATGGGGTTGTTCCTTCGATCAGGGAGCGAATGCTGGAGACGACGGCTTCGAGATCCGCGCCGTGGAGGGTGGACACACCTGTGGCCTGGGCGCCCCAGAGTCCGTCGGCGGCGAGTCGGGCGGTGGTCAGCCTGGCTCGGGTGGCGGCGTCGAGATCGTCCGGGAGTTCGAGCCAGCGGCCCATCCGCGTAGTCCACGGTTCGGTGAGTTCGGGCCGGTACGTCGCTTGGCCCCAGATGATGAACTCGGCGCGCTTGGCGGCCCCGTGGGCGGCGACGTGAACGTAGCTCAGGAGCCGCTCGGTGGCGTTGGCGTTCTCGAGGGGCTTGCCAAGGGTGGCAGTCATGTCGTTCTCGACGTTGACCGCAGCGTGGTCGACGATCGCGGCGAGCAGTACGTCGCGGTTGCGGAAGTGATATAGCAATCCCGGTTTGGTGAGCCCGGCCTCGTGGGCCACTGCGTCAAGGGTAATGTCGCCACCCTCCGCTGCGTTCATGACGCGGAGGGCAGCTTCCAGGATCTCGGAGCGCTGACTGGTTCGCATATAGCTAACTTTACCATTTGGTAGGTGAAGCCTTCAACTGCGGGCGCTGGTAGGGGCACCTGGGGTACACCCTAATGTGACACCTGTAAGGCCGGAGTTTTCCCCAATCGCTCCTGCGGTTTCTAGCCCCGAGCGGGCCTCCCTGGCTTGTGTCGCACTGATACAATGGCCCTAACGCGACACGGAGGTTTGGGAGATGGATAAGCGATTGGGGACGCTGCTTGACCATGTTGGGCGGCCAAAGAAGATCGTGGAGATTGTGCGGCTTGGCCCGAAGCAAGGTCGTATCCGTGAAGAGTGGTTCATGCCGGGAGACGCGAAGTTCGTCGAGACGAAGGTGCCGCGTGAGCGCATAGTTGAGGACGGCGGTGAAGCGTACCGCCGCTATGGGCGTAGCGACCAGGCGACTTACCTAGATTCAAGTGGTGAGCCTGCGGGCATGGTCAAAGTGATTCGCGCCTACAAAAACAAATCGCGTGTGCAGATGTTCTCTGGGGAAGATCGGTATCCGGATTCTGGCGGGTGGGGGCCGGAGGAAGAAGTTATGACGGCGAGCTTGCGGTGGGACGGAGGTAGGTCGTGGGGCAAGAAGCCGTCGAAGTACGACGAGCAGGACGCCAGGGGCGAGCTAGATAGTGACGTCGCTGCTGCGGTCGAGCCGGTTGCGAAGGACACTGTGAATGCTGCAGGCGCGGCCACTGTGGCCTACATGCGCGTGTCGAGTGAGGACCAGAATATTGACCGACAAGCTGAGGAGATTGCGCGAGCGGTCGGGACGGTGGATAGACAGTTCATCGACAAGACCTCGGCGTCGGGCCATGTCGAGCGCCCGAATCTGACAGAGTGCTTGAACTTTCTTCGCGCTGGCGATGTTCTCGTCGTGGCGAGCATCGACCGGCTCGCGCGATCCCTTGTTGATCTTCGCCGCATAGTGGACGAGGTTGTCTCCAAAGGTGCTCAAGTGCGCTTCTTGAAAGAATCGCTGGAGTTTAGCGCGGAGGGTAATGATCCGCGCTCCGACTTGATGCTGGGCATCCTCGGCTCATTCGCAGAGTTTGAACGCGCGATCATTCGCGAGCGGCAGGCGGAGGGGATCGCCGCGGCCAAAAAGCGCGGCGTCTACAAGGGGCGCAAACCAGCGCTGACCCCGGCACAGATCGAGCGGGCGCGCGAGATGAGGGAGAGCGGGGTGGAAGTTACCGCGATTGCGCGGCACTTCGATGTCCACCGCGCCACGATCTACCGCGCGATCAAAGAGTAGCGAAGCTAGTAACTTTAACTCTGCCGACACCAGTCGGTTGGTGTAACACCCCCCACCATACGAGCTACCAATGAACTGGCCCCCGAAAGTTGGACTGGTTTAATTCTAGGTGGTTAGGGTTTCAAGGGCCGGTGCTGTTGCAAAGTTGGGCGGAGAGCCGAGACGACCCAGTTTCTCATTTCCTGATGGCCGCTGCGTGCCGGCGTTCTCAGGCCGTCTCGAAGACCCGGTTGACGATCACCGCGTCCGGATTGGGGTGCCCATAAGTAAACATCGTGCCCTGACCTTTCCGTAATGAATGCATCGCTTCCATCCCTTTCAACGTCCGGTAGGCAGACGTCCGATTTTTGAACGCCCCCTTCGGTCCCAGGATTCGTTTCAACCGGCCATGATCTCCCTCGAGAACGTTGTTCAGGTATTTCACCTGACGGTGCTCCACCGTCTGAGGGCAGATTCCCTCCGCCTTCAGCTCGGAGATCGCCTTGACCAGGGAGGGTGCCTTATCTGTATCAATTACCCGCGGGGACCCGGCTGTCGTATTCGATCGCAGCGTCTTGGCCAGGAAACGCTTGGCCGCAGCCACATTCCGTTTTGGTGAGAGGTAGAAGTCTAAGGTCTGCCCACCGGCGGTAATAGCCCGGTAGAGATAGCACCACGTGCCGCCGACCCGAATATAGGTCTCATCCACCCGCCAGGATCGGGCCTGCCAGTCGGGTACCTGCCGGTACCACCGAGTGTGCTTATCCAGCTCAGGGGCGTATTTCTGCACCCAGCGGTGAGAATCGTGGTGTGATCGACTGGCACACCCCGCTCGGTCATCATCTCTTCGAGATCGCGGTAGCTCACCCCGTAGCGGCAGTACCACCGCACCGCCCACAGGATGATGTCACGGGGGAAATGCCGACCGGAGAAGATGCCCATGGCCGTGATTATTTCACGCCGGTCTTTCTACTGCCCCAACTTTGCAACAGCACCGAGGAAACTCACCTTCCAAGCTGTTTGCGTCGCTCGTGGGCAACTCGCAGGCGCTCTGCGCGTTCGGTGCGCTGGTCATCTTCGATCTGGTCCAGAGCTTCTTCTTCGTCACTGCTGATACCCGACAACGCATAGATCACCGCTGTCAGCACACCGGCAATCGGGAACGCGAGCCAAACGTATGGCACCTGGAGTACGAAGAGCCCAACGAAAAAGACGAGCAGTGCTCCGAGCCAGAGCGCTCCGAGGGTGGCATCCAGTCGCTTCTTTCTGGCCATCGTGCGGTCGAGCTCGGATAGATCCACCTGAGGTTGGAGGCGTCGTGCGGTCTGGTTTTCGTTGCCGGCGACGGGAAGATCACCGAGTATTGCCTCTAATTCTCCTCGGGTGCGGGCACTGGCTGCTTGCGACGTCCTTTGCTCGAATTCCCCGATGGAAAGATAGCCGTCTGCGAAAAGCGTGCCAAGCCTGTCAAGCGCCTCGTTGCGCTGTGCATCGCCGATTCGGACTTCGTTTCCTGGCCCCACGTTGCCTCCTAGCAATTCGGTTGTCTCACGGTACTGAGATCATGGTAAGAACCGTACCGGACAAATGGCGACGGTTTTTAGGGGATCAATTCCTTTCCAAATGTAAAATGATGATCGCAAGGTTCGAGATACCGCCATCGGCTTTGGTAAGGGGGATTCGATGTCGTGGTCAAAATCAACAGTCGTGGAGCACTCGCGAGGCTTCCCGGGGCTAAGGCAACGCTCAGGAGTTGTGCTGGGGCTCTTGGTGATGGCTGTGGCGGGCGGGCTCGCCGTTAGTCTGCGCCGCAAGGGCACCGACGCGCGGCACCCTTCCTCACAACCGGACCACACGGACGCAGATCAGCTCGCTGCTCGGGCACGTGAGTGGTACCGCGATCCACGAAAACTGCGGATCGCCCAAAAGCATGACGGTCCCCTTGAAGTGCGGTTCGTACGATTCACTGAAGACCGCATCCGGGAAATTGTAGGGACGGCAGAAGAGCTAGAAGTCTGGGATATCGGATGCGGCGAAGGATTGCTTGCCGGGCGAATCTCTCAACGGTATTCCGAACTCAGCTATACGGGTTTTGACCCACACCCCCGCGACAACGCAGCCCGGGCCGGCGCTGATGGCAAGGCGCATCGCTTTATCGAGGCGCGGGCTTCAGAAGTAGTGAACCTGCTCGCTGCACGTGGTGGAGATGGGCCGGATATCGTGTGCTCGTCGTTAAACTTCGCACTGTGGGATAACCCCGAAGAAGAGCTGCGCCAGCTTGCGCAGGAATGCCGTGGGCGCTCCCATATCCTCATCATTGATTTGCTCCGGGCTGGTAGCGTGAAGCCGGTATTCAAGCATCTGGTGCACGCGGCGACGTTCTTCACAGACCAGTACAACGCATCGTTTACTCCTGATCGTTTGAAATCGGTTGCCGAGAGTATCGGCAGGCCCTACCAATTGCACTACTACCTCGATACCCGTTCTTCGCTACAGAAGACTGAATCGCCTCATCAAGGGTACGGATCGGTTTTCGTCCTCGCCATTGAACCCTAGGCGCGATGACTCCTTCACTCGTAGATATTTCGCATGCTTTTACTTGTAGGTATTCCGCATGCTACCGCTGCAAATGGCCTCCTTCGGAGGAATTTTCAGTTATGTCTGGCTGAGAATTGGACGTTTACCTACGTTAAATTCTGGTGAAAATTCGAGGCAATATCCGCATATTTTTTAAAGGTGATGTACTATCACTTTGACAGTGAAACTACTCACACTGAAGGGAGAGAAAATGGCTTTCAACCCAGCAAAAGTTAAGGTCTCGGCGTTTGGTTCGGAGAAGAAATTCTTCGAGCCGACCGCAGCGCGCTGCTCCTGCAGTTCGAGCACCTGCTGTGTCCTCTGCGTCAAGAAGTAAGAAAACTTGCGCCCTCCGGACGGAGGGCGCAAGTTTTTACTCTCTTCGCGCGCCTTTCGCTTCCTCTGAAAAGGAAATTCGTATACCAATGCCAAAAACGCTCGTAGAAGTCAAAGGCCTCACGATGGTGTTCGGTGACAAGACCGCGTTGTCCGGTATCTCCTTGGATCTGTATGAGGACCAAGTCACAGTACTTCTCGGACCAAACGGCAGCGGGAAAACCACCCTCATTAGCTGTGTGGAGGGGCTTTTGAGTCCAACGCAAGGCTCCGTAAGGGTGTTTGGGCAAAACCCGCAGCGCGATTCTGAATGGAAAAACAGGTTTGGGGCAATGCTGCAGGAATCCAAGCTCGATTCCGACTTGACCGTGTACGAAACCATCGACAAGTTCGCGTCATACTACTCCAATCCACTGCCGGTGGACCAGACGCTGCAAACTGCGGGGTTGACTGAGCAAGCCCGTCAAAGGACACACAAACTTTCAGGCGGTCAAAGGAAGCGTCTCGACTTCGCCCTCGCCCTTGTCGGAAACCCAGATCTGCTCATTCTCGATGAACCCACTGCGGCGCTTGACCAGCAAAGCAGACGGCAAATGTGGGACGTCATCCGTGCCATCAAGGACAGTGGAGCAGGCATCCTCCTTACGACTCACGACCTCCAAGAAGTACAGGCAATTTTTGATCGAATAGTCATCATCGACAGCGGACAAATACGTCTCGACGAACCCGGAGAGCGTGTCCGCAACTGGATGAAACACATGCTTATTCCGGAGTCCGTTTCGCTTTCGGGTTCTGGAACTGTTGAACCGATACCTGCTTCGCAATTGAGTCCCGGATCGATGGCCGCGCAAAACTACGTTCGTCCGAGCCTGTCTGACTTCT
It contains:
- a CDS encoding ABC transporter ATP-binding protein; this encodes MPKTLVEVKGLTMVFGDKTALSGISLDLYEDQVTVLLGPNGSGKTTLISCVEGLLSPTQGSVRVFGQNPQRDSEWKNRFGAMLQESKLDSDLTVYETIDKFASYYSNPLPVDQTLQTAGLTEQARQRTHKLSGGQRKRLDFALALVGNPDLLILDEPTAALDQQSRRQMWDVIRAIKDSGAGILLTTHDLQEVQAIFDRIVIIDSGQIRLDEPGERVRNWMKHMLIPESVSLSGSGTVEPIPASQLSPGSMAAQNYVRPSLSDFYDFILGGGNLDQ